One stretch of Paroedura picta isolate Pp20150507F chromosome 13, Ppicta_v3.0, whole genome shotgun sequence DNA includes these proteins:
- the LOC143822559 gene encoding putative G-protein coupled receptor 174 has product MAAIGSDCNGENDFSKRFYAIMYTIILVPGLIGNILALWVFYGYVKETKRAVIFMINLAIADLAQVLSLPLRIFYYLSESWHFGKGACMFCFYLKYVNMYASIYFLVCISVRRFLFIMYPFKFNNCGRIYDVYVSIAGWIVVCVGCLPFPLLRLTSNETHSGDKCFVDLPVTAINGTVSITMMTLGELVGFVTPLLIILYCTWKTVLSLREKHSVPQDLGEKKKALKMILTCALVFLICFAPYHISFPLDFLVKAQRIQDCHARKVILIFHTIALCIASLNSCLDPVIYYFTTDEFRRRLSRQDLQDSIQLHNTLYGKTTGSTHITDPA; this is encoded by the coding sequence ATGGCAGCGATAGGCTCCGACTGCAACGGAGAGAATGACTTTTCAAAGCGCTTCTATGCCATCATGTACACCATCATCTTGGTTCCTGGACTCATCGGGAACATTTTAGCACTCTGGGTGTTTTACGGGTACGTAAAAGAAACAAAACGGGCCGTCATTTTTATGATCAACCTCGCAATTGCAGACTTAGCGCAAGTTTTATCCTTACCTCTGAGAATTTTCTATTACCTATCAGAAAGCTGGCACTTTGGGAAAGGGGCGTGCATGTTTTGCTTCTACCTGAAATACGTCAACATGTACGCCAGCATCTACTTCTTAGTCTGCATCAGCGTGAGGCGTTTTCTGTTCATCATGTACCCCTTCAAGTTCAACAACTGTGGGCGTATCTACGACGTGTATGTCAGCATTGCTGGGTGGATTGTGGTCTGCGTCGGTTGTTTGCCATTCCCTCTTCTACGACTCACGTCTAACGAGACTCACAGCGGTGACAAATGCTTTGTGGATCTTCCAGTCACGGCCATCAATGGTACCGTCAGCATCACGATGATGACCCTGGGTGAGCTGGTTGGGTTTGTAACCCCTTTGCTGATCATCCTGTATTGTACGTGGAAGACGGTCTTGTCTCTCAGAGAAAAACATTCCGTTCCCCAAGACCtcggagagaaaaagaaagcgtTGAAGATGATCTTAACCTGTGCTCTGGTCTTTCTGATTTGCTTTGCCCCTTATCACATTAGCTTCCCCTTGGACTTCTTGGTGAAAGCCCAAAGAATCCAAGACTGTCATGCTAGAAAGGTCATCTTGATATTCCACACCATCGCCTTGTGTATCGCCAGCCTGAATTCTTGCCTTGACCCGGTCATTTATTACTTTACAACAGACGAGTTCCGAAGGAGGCTTTCAAGACAGGACTTACAAGACAGCATCCAGCTCCATAATACACTCTATGGGAAAACCACTGGCTCCACACACATCACTGACCCAGCATGA